TTTAGAACTTCTTAGGAGAGGTCTTGACTGTGTCAATATCTTCCTTCTGGTATTGGCTACGGTTGTTGGTGTTCCATTCCAGCTGGGATTTGCGAGACATGCCCTCGTCTGCAGAGAGCAGTTTGTTGATGCAGGAAGTGATGCAGTATAAAAAGTTGTTCTTTTCCAGGTATCCCACTGACTACAAGTCGATGGCATTGAAGGCAGCCACGATTTCTCGGTCGCTGATCCTCCCGGGATAGTATTTCTTCAACTGCTAATCAAAGACGTTCAGGTCGATGGTCTTCTTGGTGAGCGGCTGCTTGGTCTTGCACTTGCTCTCCATTTCCTCGTAGAACTTGGGGAGGCTGATCTTGTCGGCGTGGAGCATCTGGGCGAGCTTGAAGGCGCTGTCCTGGACGAAGGGGTGGTGGGGCGCCTACAGGCCCACCTTGTATGCGTTGAGACTGTGCGTGAAGTCGTCTCGGGTGATGAAGCCACTGCAGGACTCGtcgaagatgaagatgagacaGCTTATCTCCTTCTGACTCAATCCCAGACGCATCTTGCCGAGTATTTCGCGGAAATAATCCGCCTCCACGTAGTTCTTGTAGGCAAAGTCAGCTACTCGGAATACTGCTTCGGGAGTTATTCCCATCTTTTTAAGCCCTCTCACGAACAGTCCCATAACTTCCACTTTTCCCTTGGGCGTTCCCATCTCCAGTTCTCTCTGTTCCTTCTTCTCGGAGGCTTAGTTTTCGAGTTCTGCCATGACCCTGCTGGAGATGTTAATATCCTCGCCCCTAATGGTGACGCTGCTGAGCTGTTCCTCGTAGTTCTTGTTCTTGAGTTCTAGTTCCTGGATGCGTTTGTTCTGCTTGATGATTTTGAGTTTGAGGATCTTGACCACGTCCTTGTAGTCGTCGATGCTCTTGGGCTCGTTTTAAATCATCCCTGCAATCAATTAaaattatttccttttgttGCGGGACAACCCAAGCATTAGAGGAAGGAGGGGATATATGGATGCAGATCAGTCAGCTGATCCTCAAGACCAGCTTGCTTGTCAGTCGCGTGTTCTACAGCTTTAGCTCCTCCATTCGCCTCTTGTACTCGTCCTTGTAGCGGTAGAAACAGTACTCCTCCTCACGGTAGAGCTGGTTGGCCTTCGCTAGGCTCTTCAGGCACTCCTCGAAGTTTCCCTTGGCTCCTCGCAGGTCCTCTTCGAGGTGGGATTTTTCTTGCCTTAGCGTCATGTTCTGCAGCTGGACGGTGGATAGCTCTTGGGCGTGCCGCTTCTTCAGCTCCTCAGAGTCAGCGTGGATCCTCTACAAGTCTCTGATTTGCCCTTTTAGAGCTTCTGTTTCCGTGGCCAGCATCTTGTTCAGCGATTGGACTGCCTCCAGCTCTGCGTTTGCACTAGCCAGTTCGTGGATTTTATGCTGGAGAGAATCGATGAGTTTCTGCATCTGTTCCTAGTGTCGTGCCTTGAGCTCGCATTCCTGAGAGGCCCTCATCGCCTCTTGCTTCAGCTTAGACAGCTATGTGTTCTTGGCCTTGAGTTCATACCTGAAGTAGGTTTGAGCCTGTCTGTGGGACTCCTTTTCGGTGGCcagtttttcttcctcttctcttagTTCCTCCAGCTTCTTGATGACTTCTGCTCTTAGTTTCTCAATCTCCTGCCTGTTTTCTTCCTGGTCGATGCACATTTGTTCGTGCCTTTGGATAAGTTCTTCGAAGGTGATGGGCAAGCCGCCGATGTAGTGGCAGGATGGTTTTATCTGCTCTAAGCTGGCCAGCTCAGCTTCAGCCTAGGCCAGCCTGAGCTTCGTTTGGCCAAGCTCAGCCTATAAGCTGCAGATTGATTCATTCAATCGTTCGTTTTCCCTGGTGAGTCCAGATACGAGCTCTATCTTTTCCTTTAGCTCTAAGTCAAGCTCCTTCATGGCGTCTAGGTAATCTTTTTCGATGAATTTCGCAAGCTCTTCGATTTATTCCTTCTGTTTTTCGTTCTATTCTGCCAATTTTTGGATTTAATGCTTCAGCTGGTCGTTTTCCTCCTCCAATCTTTCGATTTCGGTGCTTTCGCTGTCCTTGCTATCCTGGCTGCATATCGATGCCTGCGTCACCTCGTTGTTGTGGCTGATGTCTGCTCTGAGTAGATCGATGACTTCGTTGAGCCTTATATACTAATCCTTGAGGAACTGAACCTCATTCTTGGCGTTCCGCTATGACTCTTGGAGAGAGAGGTTGCTTTCCTGCAATTTGAAGAGTTGAATGCGGTAGGAGTCCTCAAGAGCAGCCATCCTTTGGTCGAACTCCTTTTCCCTCTCCTTCATAGCCTCGTACTCCTGCCTCAGTCTATTTTCGTTAGAGATGAGGATGCTCTTCTTGCTGATATTGTCCACCTCCATCGACTTCACCTCGTAAAACTGAGCCTTGAATTGTTGCTGCTGTTTCTCGTTCAGTGCAGCCAGTTCACAGAACTTTTTGCGGTAGGACTAGAGGTGTGCCTCCGTGCGCTTCAGTTTCTCGGCCTGTGCCTGCATGATGAGGATCTGCGCTGCTGCGAACTGGAATTTGGACATGTTTTATCTGATGGTTTCAATGAAGTTGGCATATGTCTGGTCCTCCTCCGTGTACTTCTTGATCTATGCCCGCAGGAACTAGTTCTCCATCTTCCAGAAGTTCTTGCCCTCCCTCCCCTATCCCTCGCTGCACTTCTTGAGGCTTCCCATCTCGTGGAAGCGGAGGTTGCGGGTGGGATGCTGCTTCACCTCTGTCTGGAAGTGGGCCTTCTCCTTCACTTCCTCGCTCTCGTCGCCCTGCTCGTGGATGGTCGACAACTTCTCCTCCCGGCTGGAGCCAAAATCGATCTAGTTTTGAGGAGTGGCCTCAGGGAAGAACTGAGTTTCGGCCTCCTCGATGAATCCCGGCTAGAAAGAGGTGAAGAAGGTATTGATGGGGGGCGGATACATGAGCCGCTCCTCCAGCTGCTTCACCTGTATCTGAGACTGCTCCAGCTGTTCTTTACACTACTCATAACATTTAAGAATGGACGCTATCTGTTGCTCCAACTAGCTGATCCGTTCCTGCTGCGATCTGATCTTCCTCACCAGCTATTCCTCCTTGCCCTCGATTTTCTCGTTAATCTCCACCACGTTCTTAAGGCTCTTCAGTCGCTCGAGGAAGAGCAGGGTGGAGACGGTTTAGGAAACCCATGCCTTCTGCGAGGAGATCATGCCGATGAAGGTGGTGACTGAGTTGCCGCCGATGCTGTCCTTGAGCAGCTTCGTGAGGACGGACTAGCGGTAAGGGATGTGGGCAGCTTTGCTCTGCTTGTCGGCGAGCTTGCTGATCACCAGACTCAGAGTAGTCAGGGACTTGTTGATGCTGCTGGCCTCCTTGAGCGCGCTCCCGGACACCTCAGTCTGCTTCTGCTTCTCGGAGCCAGCGAGGTCGACGAAGTTCAGCTTGGAGTCCCTCACCAGGCACCCCTTCTCGTCGTCTACGATCTTAACCTATAAAAAAACAGTGAGGATAGTGTGGGAACGAGAGGAAACCTCATTCATTTTGGTGGATTTGGTTGATCTCTTCAGCAGTCCTCGCTTTAGCTCCTTGGCGAAGCCTTCCTCGTCGCTGATTTCGGCCGATTCGAGTCCCTCCACATAGAATCCCGACTTGGCTAGCTCCCTGATGGTGATCTTGCTCTCCTTTTCGGCCAGCAGGTCGCGGATGGCTTCGTTGTAGATCTCCAGGTAGTTGATCTTGAGTGAGAAGTAGTCGAACCGGGGACTGTTTTTGAGCTTGCGGATGAGGAGGGCCACGCTGCGCTGCACTAGGCCCTCCTTCGAGCCATTCCCAGTCATCGTGTAGGTCTTGCCCGTCCCCGTCTGTCCGTACGCGAACAGCGTGCTGTTGAGGCCGTTGAGGGTGTTTTCTACAAGTTCAAAGCCGATGTGTTCAAAGATTTCCTCATCTGTGGCATCGGGCGAGAAGACGTGGTTGAACCTATAGAGCTTATCGCAGCAGTTGAGGactccctcttcctccttgaaGATGGCATTGGTGGCGGGCGGGCGGATCCTGATGAAGGTCTTGATGGACGATTCGCTCCTCATCGCTTCAAATTATTATACCGAATACTATTTCGCTATTTTCAGTCACATCAACAAACATACCATCATCACAGACTCACAGGTCGAAGATCTCCACCTGCTCGCCCTTCCCCATGTTCTCCTCGATTATCCGGTAGTTCAGCTTGAACTTTTGGTTCCGCAGCCGAAACTGCGATTCCGCCTTCTACGTGCGAGCGTGCTGCTCGATCCTGCACTTGAAGAAGGGGAAGTAGGGCTTCACCAggtctgttttatttttttcctcgcAGTTGCTCGACCGGACTGCGGCCTGCGTGTTGGGACGGGAGGTGAAGGCGCTGCGGTAGTCGGTGGTTTTGGGACGCTGCGAGGCCTGCGACTGCATTTTTTCCTTCTGCTGGAGGAAGCGGAGGTAGGTCTCGAAGTCCTGGAACTCCTCGAGTTGATTGGCCTGTTTGGTGGAGCGGTTGCGGACTGAGCGGACGCGGTGCGTGTGGGCCTGGGGAAGACTCTGCGCGTGGTTGCTGCGACAGTAGTTGTGGTAGGATCCCTTGGGTGCACCTCCTTGCATATAGTTTTATTCGTAACAATATGCGATTATATGCTGCATCCCACCCTCGCAAACTAAGACCGATCAAACAGGGAGGGTGGGCAGTTAAGCAATAATTGGCATGCTTTCTTGGAATGGTCGATGCAAATCACATGTAAACTGTTTACGATGCTTTTTGGGTTAAGTTTTATTATGAAACGATGAAGAAGCTAAAtgttaatttgaatatgaaaaataatcacCATTAAGACTACCAGCGTGCCACAACTGCAAATAAACCACCGATATCCAATGCCCCATCTTCTGGTAATACTTCCTTCATTAAATGGCCGTTTCATGAGAACTGAAATTCGATGACTGAATTCCCTGTCTTTTGATATATAATATAGGTGAGTGTGATGGCAACGGAGGAGAAGGTGCGATTCGAGCTGGAGGAGTACTACGACGTGCTCATGTCGGCCAACATCAAGGAGAAGCTGAAGCCTTTCGTCCGccaattcaagaagaagaacatgtaaCTTTGCGGATACGCAGTCCCTTCATCTACGAGACACTCGTCAACACGATCCAAGTTATCACCGGAAAGCACGAAATCCCACTGATGAAGTTCAACGCCCTCATGGCCACCAAACTCTTCTTCGATACCGGTGAATACGTCCCAGTGGTCCTCATCGAGATCTACCTCCTGCCCATCATCTTCGAAATCGCCCACTACCGCATCCAGAAGCGCTCCGAGGAAGGACTCACGCTCTACTTCACCGAAAAGGGCGGCTTCGATCCCACCAAGGAGATGAAGCGCATCGGGTTCAACTACGTTCTCCTCGCCATTGAGTTCGTCTTCATGTCCGCACAGGTCAAGCCCTACCGCAACCTCGAAAATCAGGAACTCAAAGAAGACTCCAACTTCGTGAAGGTGTCCAGGATACTGCAGGAGAAGGGCCTAAGGGAAATATAAAACTACAAATTCTATATTCCTTCCTACGTCAACCAAACCcgcaaaaaatatttaaagcgGCTCTCGAAGCTGAACGCTGAGGAGTACACTGACTTCTTTCTCAAGATTATCTGTGACTAGATGAACCTCAACAAGAAAGCGGAGCTGGACATAAAGAAGCTCTTCGTCTTCGGCGATGCCTACATCACCATTCCCTTGATGCACATCTGCGAGGACGAACTCACCAACATGGAGACTAACTTCGTCAACAAGAAGAAGTACCTGATCCTGATCGGCGACTTCATGAAACTGGGTGATATATACGCAGTCCTCATCATCACGCGCTCCACCTTCCTCGAAAATATATTCAGTAGGGTGCAGAAAGTCAAGGGCGAGACTGGTTTTGAAGCGGGATAGGGCATATACCCGGAAGTGTAGGCCTCAAAGGCAGATAAGAAAGAGTTCTATATTTAATTCCTGAAACATATCGAGCTGTGGGCTCACTGCCACCCCGTCGACGAAGAGGGCGAGCCTACTGACGCCAAAAAAAtattctaaattttgaaaaaccaaagaaaatttGTGTTCCCCTCCAACATCCTCATCAACAAGATAAGAACTGAAATGGAGGAGAACTTGAAGCTCAACCAAAAAAGGAACTAAAAATTGATAAAGCTCGTTGATGAAAACAGCTCAGATTACAATAAAGGCAAAATAAACTCATCCTTCAGGGAATCTAAATTAAGCAAGGGAAGCGAAGGCCTCAAGGTAAACAGCTACATCTAATTCGACTAGCTTTAGGAAATGGTGATATAAGCCAAGAAGAAGCTCAACCTAATCATCTAGAAGAACAAGATCGACGAAACCATCAAGGGCCTTGAGAAGTTCAAGCTCTTCTGGGAAAGCAACGCCGAGAAGAACGAAATCGAAGCTGACGAATCCGGCGACATCTAGATCGTCCTGGAAGAGGGAGACCTATGTGCCAAAGTAATCGAAATGGTGCTCCCTGTCTACAAGCTCTACTCCAAAGGCATTATCTCCTTCGACGAGTATAAGGACAGAGTGGACTTGCTCATGAAAAAGGAAGCTGAAGAATCGGCTATCAAAGAGACATCGTTCTAAAATGGGCTTCCTCTGCAGCCAGAAAAAAGCTAGACTGTGGAGAAGTTCGAAGACTATTATGAAAAGTCGTCACTAAGCGAGCTGCAAAGCAACATCAAACGTTCCGAGCTTTCTGCAAAGCCAAGCCAAAACCAAATCATAGAAGAGCCTTCCAAGGAAGAACAGAGCTCAGCTCGCCAGGACAATCTGCCAAACCTTCAGCACAGCGACAGACTAAGCGAAGTCTCACGCAaatcagaagaaagaaaagaggaaagcaaCATTAGCTTCCAAGAGGAAAGCGCTGCATCTTCGAAATCCAACCTCAAAAAGATATCCGAGAAGGAAAGCCTTAAGTCCGAGTCTTTCCTGTAGGAGCAATCTTTCCAAAGGAACTCTTTCGTGAAGCGGTAGCCTTTGTTCACTCTCCGGAAGAAGGAAAGTGTGCTGAAGCAATAGTCGAGCATTCGTTAGAGCATGGTAAGTGAGAAGGAAAAGAGCAGGAGCAACCGTAGCAATCGAAGCGGATTCAGCAACAAAAGAATACTAAACGCAAGGAGCAAATCCCCCTCTTCCCGGCTGCGTTCTAAACTGTCAAATTAGTCCCAATCAGTGCTGTCGAATGAATCGGTCAACTACAAGGACGCTATCGGCAAGACTCCTCGCAAGGACTACGAAGACTACTATAACTAATCAAAGGAGTCCTTCATCAGCTCCCAAAACAGCATCGCTGAGCACATCAACAACAAAAAACCTTCGAACATACCTTCCGAAGATATCGAATCGATCAAGCTCAACGAATCCATCTCAATCAACAGAGAACCCACGCATAAGTAGAAATATGGGAAAGTGTATGCGCTGACCAGCAACAATGAAGATTATTATGGCATACACTAGGATCGGTATAAATAGTCACAGCTTTCCAAAAGATCTTCAAAACTGCGAGCAGGCAACAGCTAGCTGTCCCAAGGGAAGCAGAACTCAAAGGTATTTAACAAAAGCGAAAACAGCATGAGGAACAACAGCTAAAACAGGTAAAATAACTATACTTAATCCATCATCTCGGCTTATTAAAGCAATATAGATAGGAGGTAAGCGGAAAGCAGCAAAATACAGTCATCTAAACTCAACCTGAACAACAACAATCCCACCAAATACCAAAACATTCTATATCCTACAACAAACACTCCCGCATTCGCCTTACTGGCTAAGTATGAGGAATAATAATCCGCTATACACTAGCCTGAATTCAATCCCCTCTTGCACTCCTTCCACGAGGAAAGGTCAATCGAAATTACCAATCCCAGCAAGATTAGCAGCTTTAGAGACTGCTTTTAAATCAACAACTAAATCATACTGGCAGAAGAGGGAAAGGAGAAGCTTCTCAAGTTCACAAAAACTGGCAAAATCACCAATTTCATCTAAAATGCATATCCCAAACAAACGCCCAGAAATAGCACCATAGTGGATATCATcagtgaaagaaatgcaaaaaagtCCATATAATCCTACAGGAACTTGCGTGAAAAGTCTCGAGCTACATAGAACCTTTCATAGCGAATGAAGTCACTGGAATCTTTCAACAAGAACATGCGCATGAAGATCCTAGTGAAGAACCAGGAGAGCAAAAACCATCTATCCAGGAACGATGAGTCAGGAAGAGTGAATTTGCTGAAGAACAGCAGGGGGAAAGGCAGCGAACCAGTGTCCTTCTACAACGACACTGAAAGCTCCCACCAGCAGAGCTAGGCTAACTTGAAAAGCGACGCCGGAGATGTGACTAATAATGCTTTGGATCTCAACGTATCGAGGCTGATCAATCCCAAGATCTACAACCACTACTTCCCAGTCAACAAGTCTGACAAGCTGAAGAAATGCATGCTGAAGTCCAAGAGCCTCCTCATCAAGAACGACTAATTCTAAATCGGCTGCGTCAccaacaagagagagaagagcCTGGAGATTTCGCTCTTCGTGACGCCGCTCAAGGACACCATCGAGGACATCAAACTGAGCATGATGCACGACCACAACTTGCATGTCAAACTGTATGCCCAGTCCATCGACCACATTAAAGTCAATCAGCAGGAGTACATTAACATTGAGTTCCAAGTCGAAAACGTTCCCTACGTCATTCCCACTCTCAGCTTCAAGTTCAAGACCAACCACAATTACTCGCACAACCACCTCCTCATCTCTATCCCTCTCAGCTTCAATAAATTCTTCGCCTTTCACCCCGTCAAAGAGGAAAGCCTATTCAGGCCAAAGGGCAAAGGCGGCGCCGATATCATCTCAATTTAGGACTTTAAGCACAGTCCTAAGCTCATCAACAGCGATAGGATCAAATAATCCCTCGCCAATTTCGAGCTGCTTAAGAAGTAAAACAGAGTCTCTTACTACGGTTGCGAGGCGTACTTCAAGGGAAAGATCTTCATATTGAAATTCGCAGTGACAGACAAGGGTTACATGAGTCTCTAGGGCAAGAATATGACTGGCGatcacaaaaacacaaaatttctaTAGTTTCTGCTGGTCACCTACCGATAGATATTCTAGTACACAAAGAAGGAGAAGCCAAAgtgatttattttcaattaatataTGCAATATACCATTCTGGAAGCCATTATAATTAAAGGATATAAATTTATTAATCCAATGTAAGTTAGTGTCCAGACTGATAGGAAGAAAAAGCCATAACTTGCCCCTCTCACCAACGTAGCACCGCTTCCGGAAGTCCAAGAGGAAGATGAGAAGTAAAGGTAACGCGCTTTccatttagagagagaaaaataaagaaattgacGCTGATAAACAGAGAACTAATCGAAACGCTGAAGAGACAAAACGAAGAACTGACCAAAAAGATCAACAAACAGAAGCTGAAAGTGGGCCGGTCCGTTGAAAGAGCCGAAAGCCCAGGACGAAAtctggaaaaagagaaaaagtagcTTGCCAACGCCTACAAACAGATCGAAATGTATAAAAACGTTCTCAAGGATCTGAAGGCCAAGGAAATATCCACGTAGTCTGCCGATAAGTATCCCTTCCCTAAACAGACTCAACCAGCTCGAAAATAAGATCAAGTATGAGGACAGCACTATCGACAAACTGCAGAAGGAACTCAAATACGTTAAGAACATCAAGGACCAACAGGAAAAAGAATTGCATTTATATGAAAACCAAGACGTAAAGGCATCCGTGGGAGAGCTTTAGGAGGAACTCAAAAATCTGAAGGAAAAACTAAAGCAAGCCAAAAAACAAACCAAGAAACGAGAGGAAATGGCTCTCAAGCAGCACTCCTATTTTATTGAGCTCGAAAAGACACTGCGCAAGCATAACGATGAATACTACCCTGGACTAACAGTAATCAAgcccaaaaaggaaaagactgCACACGATGGCGAAGAAATCACCGAAAGGTAGTGGCAGGTGGTGAAGGCTCAGCTCGCAGAACTCAAAAAGAACCACGAAGAGAACAACAAGAAGATAGAGCAGCTGACCAGGATGAGGAACAAGGAGATCAAATCATTTGAAGATAACGAGATAAGACTGAGGGAAAAGCAGAGAAAACTGCAAACTCTGAAGGCGAAGATGGCAGAACTTGCCAAGCTGGTTGCTTCCGAAAAGGAGGAAAAGCACGAGAAGAAGAGATCCAGCGTCGAAGAGGGGACGAAGGAGAGTACGAAGGAGTCATCCAAAACGGCAAGAAAGTCTTCAAAGCAAAGAATTCCTAGCACGAGAGAGAAGTGAAGCGGTGGATCATCCCTCAAGGCTACGTCCAGGAAAAGGGCAAAATCTTGCCAGACTCTATCTTCTTCTCGGATAAATCTGAGCTGAGGAACACCAAGAAGTCCAAGATCATCAAGATCCACGTTTGGGCAGACTCTGCTGGCTTTCCTGCTCTCTGCCAGTTCTTCTACCAGTCGGAGTAGGCAAAGATCATCGCAGGCATCATCCCCTTTTCCTTGGGAGACCTCCAGAACCTAGAAGATAGGTTCATCGAATACAAGTAGGGGGACTATTTGGCGAAGATCCAAGGAAAGATAAACGAGGGATTAATAACAAGCTTGACCTTCGTCTCCAAGTTCGGCAAAAATAAGTGTTTAATACCAACGGACTAGGCTAAGACTGGAAATTCTAACCAAGGCCAAACTAGATCCCCACTTGCATGTTCGGATCGACCATCAAGGACGCTTCCGACAAGATCAGGCTCTGCTACATCGGGTGCGAATTTATAGAGGACTGGTGAGGAAATAGGTGATTGGTTTATAGTTGATATGGCGAATCAGCAAATTTCGATGTTTTGGAAATCGAGTTCGAACTTGTCGCTCTGGGAGGACTTGTCGACGGTGAAGTTGGAGGGGATGTTGAGGATGTAGAGGATCTGCTTGCCCAGCTCCACCTCAATGCTCCcgttcttcttctccttcgaGCTTTCGTTGGTCTGGTACTCGATCAGCCAGATGGACTCAAGATCGTCCTCGTTGGAGTGCTCCTCGTTGATGATGTTGAGGATCTCCTCGTCTTTGACGTTGAAAATGAAATCCACGATCGGCCCCGCGTACTTGTTGAGGTCCTCTCGGCCTCCCCACTTCACGTCCACGATCGAACTGTCGTACTCCTTAATCATTATCTTGGCTATATCTTTAAGGAATTTAAGCTTTTGACTGATTTCCTCTTCGTTGTAGGACTCCATGAGCAGTTCGGACTCATTGAGGAGGAACTTGATCAGTTCCTTCTCGATGTTTACATTCTAAGGTCTGTTGGGCTTCAGTTTCTCGAGTTCGCTGAGGATGAACTTCAGGCCGTTCTTATAATGCTCTATGAACTTGTTGATCTTGCCAGCCTCCACCTTGATGCTTCGGTTTTCGAGGATGATAATGATGCTCTTCTTGGTCAGCTCCTCCAGCTTCTTCTGCGCGATCAGAAGATAATACTAT
The sequence above is drawn from the Nymphaea colorata isolate Beijing-Zhang1983 unplaced genomic scaffold, ASM883128v2 scaffold0505, whole genome shotgun sequence genome and encodes:
- the LOC116245093 gene encoding LOW QUALITY PROTEIN: kinesin-like protein 3 (The sequence of the model RefSeq protein was modified relative to this genomic sequence to represent the inferred CDS: substituted 1 base at 1 genomic stop codon), producing MRSESSIKTFIRIRPPATNAIFKEEEGVLNCCDKLYRFNHVFSPDATDEEIFEHIGFELVENTLNGLNSTLFAYGQTGTGKTYTMTGNGSKEGLVQRSVALLIRKLKNSPRFDYFSLKINYLEIYNEAIRDLLAEKESKITIRELAKSGFYVEGLESAEISDEEGFAKELKRGLLKRSTKSTKMNEVSSRSHTILTKQTEVSGSALKEASSINKSLTTLSLVISKLADKQSKAAHIPYRXSVLTKLLKDSIGGNSVTTFIGMISSQKAWVS